The DNA segment TATCAGGTGTGTATTCAATTAAATCAGATAGCTGGCACCCAAATGTATCGCACAGCTTAAATAATGTTTCTAACTTTGTCGTCTCAATATTTATTTCTTTATACAGTTTGTTAATCGAATTTCTGCTCAATCCTGATCTTTCCATCAACTCTGTTATATCATCGATCCGGTGCTCTGCCATTAGGACTCTAATATTACACTTTATCAAAAGGAATCCCTCCTATGCTAATATATTATCTTTCAAAATCATTTTTTTCAATTATTAAGACTCATTATTTTCACCTTACGGAGTTAATAATTATCTTTGCAATTAACCCTACAATGATATATAATAACCTCATAGAGTTAATTAGGGGGGAATAACATTGATTGAGTCCTTAGAAATTTTAGCCGATCCATTAATTCGCAATCGTATAAAGACACTATACTCAAATCCGGATCTCAAACAATTTTCTTCTGAATGCGACCAGTATCTAAAAATTATTCGAGAATCACTTCCCGATAACCTTCAACACACTTTATTTCTTTATGAGGATGCCCTAACTTCATTACAAGCTGTTTTGGAAAGTAAAATATATCTACAAGGTTTTAAAGATGCACTATATCTTATTAATGAATTACATATTCGAGCATTTTGCATAATTCCCTATTTGAGAATTGAATAGCAGAACCTAGACCTAGTTGGTGGTGCATTTTCAGCTAAATCCACTCGGTTTTCAAAAATGGGCAGACCTGCAGAATTTTCTGCGCATTCAAAATTTTAAGCAGTGACTTTTCTGTATTTCTGAGCCATTGCCAGGGCAGAAGCCAGCAATACAATTGCATTTAAATATTGGTGAGTTATGACTTTCTCTATGCCCCAAACATGCATGGCGTCTGCGGTCAAATAGGTTTTCATTCGGGAGTTGCAGCGTTCTACACTCGTTCTTTCTTTGTAAAGTTCTTGCCAACGTTTCGTGTTCCGGTGCGGACTTGAATAACGGCGCAAATCGCTTTTTGTATCAACCTTGAGCACCATTCCATAGTTGGAAGATGAACAGGCTGCCATCCCCAGCGGACAATCCACCTTGCCGGTCGCATGGGGACACCGGAATTTCAGGTGATCGCCATCTACTCCCCAGTATGTCATGGCAAAACCCATGGAGCAGCAAGGTGTACCGTTAGATGTTATACCTGCAGGCGGTTCCTTCTCATTGCGAAGATTCATCGGGATAATCGCTTGCGCTTTGAGCTTCCGTGCCGCTTCATAGTTTTTAAGTTGGTCATACCCAGCATCAAACACAAAGAACTTCACTTTCGCATCGGCAGCCACTTGTTCCATAAGAGCGGGTGCCAGATCACCGTCATTGACATGAGCCGGTGTAACCGAGAGGGCCAGGGGCAGTTCGCTAGCGGTGTCGACAGCAAGATGAAGCTTATAGCCGAACCACTTGACCTTGTTACCAAAGGAGTCAAACTTCGCGCCCCAGTTGGCATTCCCCGTCAGCTCACTTTTGCGCTTCGGCTGTTTCTTCTCGTAGGCATGGATCGCTGCGCTGTCCATCGCCACGTGACTTCCATCGATGATTCCTTCCTGCTTACAGCGTGTGACGAGATCCTCAAACAGACGTTTTGCCAATCCCTTATTCGTTAGCTCAGTGAAAACGCGGCTTAATGTGGCGATTGATGGAGCTTTTCGATCAAGCCTGAGTCCGCATTGGTAACGGAAACGAAGATCCATATCCAGACGACGATGCAAGCCACTAAATGTATCCATGTTCTCCAGTGGCGCTGCAAGCAATGTGCGAAGGATCCCTTGTCGGCAGTGCCCTTCGGCACCTCGGGGTGAATGACTTCTCAATTCTTTAGCATATGGCCGTAAGTCCAGGGCGCTGAAGAAGATAGGCAAACGTTCTTTAAATTCAAGTTTTTGAAGTTCTTCAAAGGAAAATAGACTTTCTTGTAGAATATACATAGTGACTTCTCCCCCTTGGGTTTTCTTGTTTTGTCACTTGAAAACTTCTCCAAGTTGGGGTGAAGTCCTTTTTTTATGTTTGAAAACCTTTGTCTAGCAAGGGCTCAGGTTAATGCAAAATGCTCATTCAAATGAAATAAGGGCCAGCGGCCCTCTTCTTTTTTCAGCTTATGTCTCAGCCATATAACGGTCTGGCACTCACGAACCTCGACTACCTTAACGCAGGTGGTGCAGGCTTATCACCTGATCTAATCTCTTCCGCAATTCCCCTTGCAATAGAGCTCTTAGGCCCCGATGCATAAAATCGATGTGACTTAAATCCCCGGGGTGGGAACAGTTCATTGATTACCAGGGATAACTTCCTGAAATTTGATTTCTTTTGTTTCAATTTTCTGTCCCGCTTGATAATATTCAATCTCAATAAGTTCATGTTTAAAATCTACTTCATAATAAATTCCTAGCACGTATCTACACACGTGCTCTGGTAAGGTTTTTCCATCAAATGACCAAATATCATCATAACTATCCTTCGTCAAGGCAATTAATCTTAGCCTATCGCTATCCTTCTCTTCAGGCTTCCTATCAGACTTTTTCATTTCAATTGCTATCAAATTGTCCTGATTTATATTTTTTCCTCGACTATGAACAATGAGATCACAATTTATCTTTACCACTATGTCATTAGGGCCATGAATAGTTTTTACATGTGTTTTAACTTTACCATTTTTGTTTCGATTGTATTCTACATCTACTTTATACTCTGAAAACTCTGTTTTTTGAATTATATTATGTAGGTGTAGCATTAAAGCACCACAAAGAGTTCTCTCAGATACTTTAGATAATAATAAATCATGATCACTAGTAAGGAATTGTTTGTTTGCCTTTTCAAATACTCCAATCAATCTCTCTATCATTTGACTTCTCCAAATATGTTAACTTTTCACAACAATTTCAGTTAACATGCTTTTATTTACTAGAAGCCCCGGCCTTAGATAGCTCTTTTCTTAAGATCGGCGGTTGGATGTCTGCGCTTCCTCCACGATTATACATCTGACAACTAAGGGCTAAAGCTCTGATGCGTGAATACGATTTAGCTGAAGTTAATCACCAAATACTGTAAAAAAATATTTTATCTATCATCAAATCGTAATACTTGCCATTTAATTCTTCCAAGATTTCAGCTGTTAATTTGTTGTACACATATGCTATTTTATGATTTTCCCCTTCTTCATATGTAATTCCTCAATTCTATCTCTTGACTAATTCAACTAATGTTCTAGCCGCTTATTCGCTGAATAAGCTTCTTTGTTACTGAATCATCTTCACTGATTCCACTTATTTTCACTTCTGCAAATCGAGGGTGGTGAAGCGAAATTAGCCAAATTCATCTACTTCGTTGAGTTTGCTATATTGCATAATAATTTTTCATTATTTTCGCTGAAAAAAAATCTATAATCTCATCAGTTATATCAATGTATGAGTCTACTTTTTTATTATCTAATTGCACCTTCATATTTTCTGATAACTTTAATTGATGTACTATTTCTTCTCCAATGTTTTTTATGGCTTTTTTATTAAAATAGCCTTTATTATGAATAATACAGTTCCGTTCTTCATTTAGTAATATTATATCTTTAAGCCATTTGAACTCATCTTTTGCATTTAAATGCTTTAGGAGATAGTTTACTTTATTTACAGCACCAGAAAGATTTTTGTCACTTAGCATCGCAGAATCAATAAAAAACTCTTTTAAATCAGTATCATTTTCAAATTCTAATAGTTGTTTATAATTTACTTTAATGTTGACTTTACTAAGGAATTCGCTTAAATACATGCCTAATGCTTTTATCAATTCAGTAAGGTACTCATCTAATAAAGTATACGTATTAATAAGACACATCTTATTATGAATATGAAGTTGCTTCATAAATTGATCTGCAATTAACGTCTCTATGAAAGAATCCCTTTCTTCCAACCTTTTCTCTAATTCTACTATTTTCGTAATCCACGGATATTTATTAATCAGATCCTCTTTATGAGAGTGTAATATATTATCCAAGTCATCAAGTGAAGCATTGCTTAAATAGATCTCTATAATTTCATTTTGGATAGGAGTTAAATCTTTAAGATTTATCGTCCCGACTTTAGTATCTTGAGAAAAATTGGATCTATAGAATTTTAATAAATTAATATCCGTAAGGAATTTATCTTTTAATTTAATAACTTCATGGTCAATTCCCCATTCGTAAAAGTCCCTACCCTTAAAAAATTTTCCTTTATAATTACTCATCTTTTCCTCCTGCCTCTATTTCGGTTAACATTAAGGTTTCACGAAACGAGCCAACCTTAGGTCATAGGCTGTAACATTTTGTCTTAACCTTCTTCCACGATTATAATCTGAAAAAAAACCGAGGGAGCTGTAGCCCAGAAGCGTAATACATTGTTAGACGTAGTCTTCAACTTCTATGAAACACCTAGTAGTTCTTTAAAATATCGTTCTAATTCATCTCTAGCTGAAGGTATTTCCTATTTAGCCCCCAAATGAACTTGGACAGTACACCCCTTATTCCGATAGAATGAAATCAGTCGGAGGGGAACGCAATGGAAAGAAAACGGTATGATCTGAACTTCAAGAAAAAGGTTGTATCCAAGGGGCATGAAATCGGCAATATGACGGCAGTAGCCAGGCAGCATGATCTTGATCCGAAGATGGTGCTGCGCTGGGCAAGAGAATTGAAACGCAAGGATCTTGACGAATTGGATGGCGATGCTTTGAAGCATGCTTCATTCGTTCCTACAGCCTCAGATTATGCAGCCTTGGAGAAGGAGCACGAGAAGCTTAAGAAGCTCTATGCAGAGCAGGCGCTAGAGAGGGAAATCCTCCGTGACCTGTTAAAAAAAACGAACCCACACTTGCGGATAAAATAGAAATTTCGCAGAAATACATCATGCAGGGCTATTCAATCAGCCTTGTGCTGCGCATTCTGGAAGTGGAGCGTTCCACATATTATGCACATGTGAATCGCCCGAATCAGCAAACTGAGCGAATCCTCAGGAACGGTCGCTCCGCGCCTGGTTACTCATATACGCAAGACAACAAGCGAATTAGCGATGAGCAAATCTGTGAGTGGATCATGGAGCTGTTGGCCGATGAGTACACGTCTGTCTACGGATACCGCAAGCTGACAAAGATGCTGAGGCGCCAGCACCACCTTGTGATTAACAAGAAGAAAGTCTATCGGCTGTGCAAGAAAATGAATGTGCTTCGCCCTCAGCGGAAGCTCAAGGCCAAGCATCCGAAACGACTCGCAAATAACAAAGTCATTACCGCTTCCAATCAACTGTGGGAAACGGATATTAAGTATGGTTGGCTCGAAGGTGAACAGCGCTTTTTCTTCCTGATGAGCATCATCGATGTGTTCGACCGAGCAATTGTTGCTTATCATCATGGCTTGTCCTGCGAGGCTAAGGATCTGGTTCAAATCACGCAGGAGGCACTAATGAAGCGCCAGCTCTTTGACAAGGCGAATCGACCAATTATTCGATCGGATAACGGTCCACAGTTCATTAGCCATCGGTTTGCGGAGGCTTGTGAACAGTTTGGAATTATCCACGAACGAATACCGCCTAAGACGCCGAATAAGAACGCCCACATCGAGTCTTTTCACTCGATCCTTGAATCGGAATGTTACCAGCGCCACGATTTTGAGAGCTACCAACAGGCATATAAGATCGTTAGCGGTTTTATCTACAATTACAATCGCAATCGCATCCATGGAAGCATATATGATATGTCGCCGTACGAATACATGGAAGCAGTCCGGCAAGGCAATGTAAGACCCAAGGAAATCAACGTGTAAGGCATGATCGTCATCAGATGAAAAACTATGAAACATCGAGCGATTCTATGCAATCATTCGAATAAGAGGTGCTGTGTCCAATATTAGGGGGTTAACCCGTTTCATATTTTACTCTCTTAAAGCAACCCGACAATTTCTCCCTATTTCTTTTATCTAGTAGATATTGCTTTTTACTTTGCTTCCAATAATAAGTGATTTCAGTACCTTTATACTCAGTCCACAATTTATTAATAATATCAATTAATTTATCAACTGCTTCACATATTTCTTTATTAAAGAAAATTCTATTTCGAAAGTAAAATTCTTCAAATATATCAATATTATTAATTGCAGTATCGGTTTCTTTTTCATCGGGTTCGGTCCCATTTATAAATTGCGGTGTAATAAGTCTATCAAAAGAAAGTTCTAAATTAACAAGTATTGTGTAAAGTTCCTTTATTATAGATGCTCGCTCTTGATGTAAATTGCTAAATCTTATTTGATGCTCATATTTCAATTTTTCCAACTCAGCTTTATGATTTTCTACAACCTTAACAAGATCATTCTTTAAACTATCTGATTTATTACTCATCCAACTAGTGAAAACCAATCTAAATACCCAAGCAATCGTTCCAAACAAACTAATACTACCTATTGTGAAAATTCCTAGATTTTGTAGGATATCCACTGTTTTCATTTTTCCCATCCTTTCGAAGATTACATCTGACGTTCTTGTGTTTACGAACTCTAGCTGGCTCAAGGGGCGTAAGCCCCGAGTATGATAGACTGGTTGTCTCTGATTCCGCTTCCCTGAAATGCTTCTGTAAACCAGGGGGCTGTAAAGCCCGCCGCGTGAATACGGTGTTAGGCAATACTCACTTCTTCATTGTCTTACATTTACAAAATAGGTATTGTTTCTAAATTCTCATACTTGTTATATACAGTGTAGAAACATCCTTCAAAATAATTGTAGGCCTCATTAAAGTTTTGTTTAAGCTCCATGAAATCAATCCCGTAATTATGCTCTTTGTTACCTATTAATTGTGCTTCTTTATACTCATTATCAAACGGATATCTAAACATCATAGAGGATGAATCAATAAGATCTAATTCTTCAATAGCGGTTTTCATTAATAGTAATGGCGTTCTATCTTTTTTAATAGCCCCGCTTAAGTATTCTTGAAGTATGTTTTCTGCCTTATTCCATAAAGTCTGTAAGTTATGTCCCTTCAGTTTTTCTTGTATTTTCTTTCTTGTCATACTTTTATCCATTAAATAATGGGTTAAAAGAATAGCTTTAAGAATTAATTCAATTGCATGACGGTACAAAAAAATACTTGGAATAATTACTTCATCGGCTTTGTTTGTTGTGTTATCTCCAACCGAATCTATCAATAAATCTCCACTCTTTTTATACATCTCTGAATAAACTTTAAACTCCCAACTGGAATAATTACTTCTTCTCCAATTCGGGTATGCATTTTTCTTAATCTCTGGATTTCTTTTAAATAGTACTCCCATGAATACTACCCCAATAATTAGTTTTAAGTGAATTTCGCCTAACTCTTTTCTCACGAACTTCGCTAACACACCCTCAGGAAGTAATTAAGAACTTCCTATACCTCTCCCCCTTCCCTCATTACCCAAGATTATAGCCCATTTGTAAAATCAAGGAAACGACAAAAAGAGCCTAACCACAACATTGTAGTTAAGCTCTCTTAAGCCTATAATCCCCTCACCTTATCCCCACTCACCCAAAAACCCTCAACCCTTCCCCTTACCCACTCCCAGCACCTCGCTCGTCCATCTGTTAATCAACCGCTCGCGGTTTTGGCCGGCCCAGTCGAGGTTGTAGGGGATAACGTTCAGCTTCTCCAGTGGGATGGCTTCCTCGGGCGCGATGGCGTCGCGGTTGGTGAGCTGCTGGTAGTTGCCGACCTGCTTGCCGAGCTCCTGGGCTTGCTTGGTTAGCGCCCAATCGACGAATTGGCGGGCTTCCTCCTGGTGCGGGCCGCCCTTGATGATGCCAACGGCGCCAATCTCGTAGCCGGTGCCTTCGGTCGGGAAGCCGATGATGAGATTTCGGAAGCCTTCTTTGTAGAACTTCAGCGCATCATGGGAGAACATGACGGCGGTTCCGACTTCTCCCATGCCTACGGTGCGTCCGGGAACGCTGCCGGAGGTGGTGTAGATGACATTTTGCTGATGCAGCTGACGCAAATAGTCAAAAGCCTTGTCTTCGCCAAACAGCTGCACCAGCGTAGCCAATGTGGTATAAGCTGTCCCCGAGGAACGCGGATCAGCCATCGAGATCATGCCCCGGTATTCCGGCTTCAGCAGATCATCCCACGATTGCGGAGCCTGCAGCCCGACCTCCTGCAGCCACGTCTTGTTAGAGACAAAGGCGATCGAGCCTACGTAAATACCGGTCCAATACCCTTCTGGATCGCGATATTCTTGAGGGATGGCTTCGACATTTTTAGAAACATACGGCTCCAGCAGACCTTCGGTCTTGGCCTGGATGAACGTGTCTGCGGGCCCGCCAAACCAGATGCTGGCCTTAGGTGAATTGCGCTCTGCCCGAATTCTCGACAAAATCTCTCCGTTCGACATTCTGACGTAATTCACCTTGACCCCCGTTTGCTTCTGAAAGGTCTCCATCGCCTTTATTGCATGGTCTTCGTACAGTCCGGCATACACGGTCAGCGTACCCGGACTCTCCTTGCCGCAGGCGGATAGAAATAATGACATCAGCAGGGAGAGCAGCAAACCGCCTAAGGCTATTTTTTTCATGCAATCCCCTTCTTTCTGTGGCATGATGTCAACGATTCTAGATGCAGGCTGAAGTTTAAATTACATGAAGGGCGTCCTCTGCAAACTGCAGCGATACAGAGGTACCGACCGAGTAGACCTTCTCCTGGATCGGGTTATGCTCGGTAATCTGGAACAGCTGACCATCGAACAACACTTCATATTCCTGCGTTTGCCCCATAAACACGCTTTTCTTCACGACACCCTGGTGCTGTGAGCCTTTGGCTAAAGAGACCGCTTCGGGGCGGATCACCACGATCACCCGGTCACCTGCTTTGTATCCATCGCGGCGAATCCGCAGCACACCCGAAGATGTCTCCACGAGCAACCGACCGTCCTCCGTTCCTTTGACCGTGCCTTCCAAAAAGTTAGCCGTTCCGATAAAATCGGCGACGAACTTCGTCTTCGGACGCTGGTAAATCTCCATCGGCGTGCCGACCTGTTCAATCATTCCTTTATTCATGACGATGACCTTATCACTCATGCTCATCGCTTCGCTCTGGTCATGCGTGACGTACACAGCGGTGATGCCGATCTGCTGCTGAATGCGGCGGATTTCATCCCGCATCACAAGACGCAGCTTCGCATCAAGGTTGGACAGCGGCTCATCGAACAGCAGCACACCCGGCTCCATGACGAGCGCCCGGGCCAGCGCTACCCGCTGCTGCTGACCGCCCGACAGCTGGTTCGGCATCCGATCCCGATAATCCTGTAGATTCATTATATCCAAGACGGATTCAACTTTCGAGCTAATTTCCGGCTTGGTCATTTTTTTGATCTTAAGGCCATAAGCAATGTTATCGAATACGTTCAGATGCGGGAACAAGGCATACGATTGGAACACCATCGTGCAGTCCCTTTTATTCGGCGGAATCTGGTCCACCGCTTCATCCCCGAAGTAAATATGCCCCTCGGTGATGTCCTCGAATCCGGCGATCATACGGAGTGTGGTCGTTTTGCCGCAGCCGGACGGGCCGAGGAGAGTGACGAACTCCCCCTGCCCGATCTCCAGGTTGACCCCGGTCACGGCATAAGATTTCTCCCCTTTATCATTCATGAAGGCTTTGGATATATTTTTAAGTGTGACTGATTTAGCCATATTAACATACCTCCTTAAGGATGAACCCAACCGGCAATGACGAGCATAGTCGCGAGAAAAATACAGAACAGTTAGAAAGCGGCGTAAGCCGAAAGGGAGTGTTCGTCAGTGGCTGCATGAACCCATAGAAGCGCCCCATCAAATCCATGGCATATTAAGCGCTGCGGCTACGCTAGGCAAAGCGGATTTACTAAGTTAAGCTTCAGCAGCTTTGCCTTGCAACCGTAACTTCTCTTAACACCAGTGACAGTGCTGCACTAAGCGCAGCAGGTTTACTAAGCACCCGTACCCAACTACACACTCGACCCGCCAGCCCGCCTAACAACTCCCCTAACCCTCCGCTCATCAAGCTGACTGCTCTTTGCCGCCCATCCATTTCACAAGCAAGTTTAACAAAATGAGCGCCACGATCATGATCAGAATCAGAATCGTACAGTACGCACTGGCCACACCGATCCGACCAGCTTCCACCTGCGCCAGAATCGACGCCGTGATGAGATTATATTTGGCCGAGATGAGGAAAATAATTGCGCTCATCGCGGTCATACTTTTTACAAAGCTGTTTACGAGACCGCTGAAGAAGGCGGATTTGATCAGCGGCAGCACAACACTAGTGAACACTTTGGAGCCGCTCGCTCCTAGGTTCGTCGCCGCCTCCTCGATGCTTGGATCGATCTGCTGCAGAGCAGCGACCCCGGAACGAATGCCTACCGGCATGGAGCGTATGACGAACGCGGCAACGATGATGATCCCTGTGCCGGTCAGCGCTAATGGCGCTTTGTTGAAAGCGAGAATATACCCGATCCCGATGACCGTACCTGGCACCGCAATCGACAGCATACTGATGACTTCCAAAGCTTTTTTACCAAAGAACCGTTTGCGGACAATCAGGAAAGCGATGATCATCCCCAGCAATCCTGCGATCGGCGTGGCGACAATGGCCAGCGTCAGTGTATCCTTGATCGCCTTCTGTCCTATAGAGAATACATATTTGTAGTGATCCAGTGTCAGGCTGTTGTTAATGCCCCACAGCTTGATGAACGAACCGATCGGTACGAGCGCATAGAACGCGATAACAGCAATCGACATGATCATACAAAATGTGAATAGTCCATGTTTAACAGCCCCGGACTCAATCATTCTCCGCTGTCCGGTAGGCTTGCCCGTTACAGTAACATAGCTTTTCTTGCCGACCCAGAAGTTTTGCAAAATATAGACGATAATCGTGACCGTCAGCAGAACCATCGCCAAGGCGGCACCGGCCTGCAGGTTATAGCTTCCGACCGCCTGCAAGTAGATCTCTCTAGCAACGGTGGAATAGTTCCCCCCGATCGTCATCGGGTTCCCGAAGTCAGCCAGCGATTGCACGAATACGAGCAGGAACGCATTGGCGATTCCCGGTACGGACAGCGGCAGCGTGACGCTAAGGAACGTCTTCAGCCGGCTGGCCCCCAGATTCTGGCTGGCCTCTTCCAAGGAAGGGCTAATGGAACGCAGCAGCCCGGACAGCGTCAGGAATGCAATCGGGAAAAAAGATAGCGTCTGCACAAGCACCAGGCCGTGCAGCCCGTAAATATTCGCATTTTCAAGTCCCAGCAAATTCTTGGTGATCAGCCCCTGCTTCCCAAGAAGCAGCATGGCGGATAGGGCAATAACAAACGGTGGTGAAATAACCGGCAGAATGGCAATGCCGTTAAACAGTTTTTTGAACGGTACCTTTACATAAGCGAAGGTGTAGGCAAAAACATATGCAATTACTGTAGACAAGGTGGCCGTTAAGATAGCCAGTACCAGCGAGTTGACCAGGGCGTGGAATAACCCGCCCCCGGACAATACTCTCTGATATCCTTGTAAGCCAACTTCGCCGGTAGACCCGACGAAGCTGGATTTTGCAATTTGGAATAAGGGATAGACGATAAATACGAGTAAGCAGAGCATGACCAACACGATGAGAATCGGCAGGAGCGGCTCGCGCTTGAATCTCTTGAACATGGCGCTCATTCAAGCTCTCTCCTCTCTGAATATCTACTGATAGTTATTTCTTTACCTCGACACTCCATTTGTCAATTAAGCGTTGACGCTCTTTACCGGCTTCCACGACATCGTAATCAATCGTATTGATATCCGACAGCTTCACAGCTTTCTCTGGGCCTACCGCATCTGGATTCGTCAGGTTCTGGTAGCTGCCTACAGTTTTACCGACCTCTTGACCTGCCGGAGACAGTGCCCAGTCTACGAACTTCTGTGCAAGCTCTTCGTTTTTCGTGTTTTTAATAATGCCGATCGCGCCTGTCTCGTAGCCCGTTCCGTCTTCAGGAATCGTCAGCTCCAGACTGTCGAAGCCTTCCTCCTGATATTTGATCACGTCATGCGCGAACAGAACGCCTACACCAGCCTCACCCATACCAACCATTCGTCCTGGAGCGGAGCCGCTGGTCGTATATTGCTGGATTTGCGGATGCAGCTTGCTGAGATACTCGAATCCCTTTTCTTCGCTGCCCATCACCTTCAACACGGTATACATGGCCGTATAAGCCGTACCGGAGGAAGCAGGGTCCGCCATGACAATTTCGCCTTTATACGCCGGGTTAAGCAGGTCTTCCCATGTTTTCGGAGCCTCCAGGCCTTTTTTCGCCAAAAACTCCTTATTGGAAGCAAAACCGAGTGCCCCTACATAGATGCCCGTCCAGTTGCCGTCCGGATCTTTATACTTCGCGTCAAT comes from the Paenibacillus lentus genome and includes:
- a CDS encoding helix-turn-helix domain-containing protein; this translates as MIKCNIRVLMAEHRIDDITELMERSGLSRNSINKLYKEINIETTKLETLFKLCDTFGCQLSDLIEYTPDN
- a CDS encoding transposase — translated: MYILQESLFSFEELQKLEFKERLPIFFSALDLRPYAKELRSHSPRGAEGHCRQGILRTLLAAPLENMDTFSGLHRRLDMDLRFRYQCGLRLDRKAPSIATLSRVFTELTNKGLAKRLFEDLVTRCKQEGIIDGSHVAMDSAAIHAYEKKQPKRKSELTGNANWGAKFDSFGNKVKWFGYKLHLAVDTASELPLALSVTPAHVNDGDLAPALMEQVAADAKVKFFVFDAGYDQLKNYEAARKLKAQAIIPMNLRNEKEPPAGITSNGTPCCSMGFAMTYWGVDGDHLKFRCPHATGKVDCPLGMAACSSSNYGMVLKVDTKSDLRRYSSPHRNTKRWQELYKERTSVERCNSRMKTYLTADAMHVWGIEKVITHQYLNAIVLLASALAMAQKYRKVTA
- a CDS encoding transposase; this translates as MERKRYDLNFKKKVVSKGHEIGNMTAVARQHDLDPKMVLRWARELKRKDLDELDGDALKHASFVPTASDYAALEKEHEKLKKLYAEQALEREILRDLLKKTNPHLRIK
- a CDS encoding IS3 family transposase, yielding MQGYSISLVLRILEVERSTYYAHVNRPNQQTERILRNGRSAPGYSYTQDNKRISDEQICEWIMELLADEYTSVYGYRKLTKMLRRQHHLVINKKKVYRLCKKMNVLRPQRKLKAKHPKRLANNKVITASNQLWETDIKYGWLEGEQRFFFLMSIIDVFDRAIVAYHHGLSCEAKDLVQITQEALMKRQLFDKANRPIIRSDNGPQFISHRFAEACEQFGIIHERIPPKTPNKNAHIESFHSILESECYQRHDFESYQQAYKIVSGFIYNYNRNRIHGSIYDMSPYEYMEAVRQGNVRPKEINV
- a CDS encoding ABC transporter substrate-binding protein — encoded protein: MKKIALGGLLLSLLMSLFLSACGKESPGTLTVYAGLYEDHAIKAMETFQKQTGVKVNYVRMSNGEILSRIRAERNSPKASIWFGGPADTFIQAKTEGLLEPYVSKNVEAIPQEYRDPEGYWTGIYVGSIAFVSNKTWLQEVGLQAPQSWDDLLKPEYRGMISMADPRSSGTAYTTLATLVQLFGEDKAFDYLRQLHQQNVIYTTSGSVPGRTVGMGEVGTAVMFSHDALKFYKEGFRNLIIGFPTEGTGYEIGAVGIIKGGPHQEEARQFVDWALTKQAQELGKQVGNYQQLTNRDAIAPEEAIPLEKLNVIPYNLDWAGQNRERLINRWTSEVLGVGKGKG
- a CDS encoding ABC transporter ATP-binding protein — encoded protein: MAKSVTLKNISKAFMNDKGEKSYAVTGVNLEIGQGEFVTLLGPSGCGKTTTLRMIAGFEDITEGHIYFGDEAVDQIPPNKRDCTMVFQSYALFPHLNVFDNIAYGLKIKKMTKPEISSKVESVLDIMNLQDYRDRMPNQLSGGQQQRVALARALVMEPGVLLFDEPLSNLDAKLRLVMRDEIRRIQQQIGITAVYVTHDQSEAMSMSDKVIVMNKGMIEQVGTPMEIYQRPKTKFVADFIGTANFLEGTVKGTEDGRLLVETSSGVLRIRRDGYKAGDRVIVVIRPEAVSLAKGSQHQGVVKKSVFMGQTQEYEVLFDGQLFQITEHNPIQEKVYSVGTSVSLQFAEDALHVI
- a CDS encoding ABC transporter permease encodes the protein MSAMFKRFKREPLLPILIVLVMLCLLVFIVYPLFQIAKSSFVGSTGEVGLQGYQRVLSGGGLFHALVNSLVLAILTATLSTVIAYVFAYTFAYVKVPFKKLFNGIAILPVISPPFVIALSAMLLLGKQGLITKNLLGLENANIYGLHGLVLVQTLSFFPIAFLTLSGLLRSISPSLEEASQNLGASRLKTFLSVTLPLSVPGIANAFLLVFVQSLADFGNPMTIGGNYSTVAREIYLQAVGSYNLQAGAALAMVLLTVTIIVYILQNFWVGKKSYVTVTGKPTGQRRMIESGAVKHGLFTFCMIMSIAVIAFYALVPIGSFIKLWGINNSLTLDHYKYVFSIGQKAIKDTLTLAIVATPIAGLLGMIIAFLIVRKRFFGKKALEVISMLSIAVPGTVIGIGYILAFNKAPLALTGTGIIIVAAFVIRSMPVGIRSGVAALQQIDPSIEEAATNLGASGSKVFTSVVLPLIKSAFFSGLVNSFVKSMTAMSAIIFLISAKYNLITASILAQVEAGRIGVASAYCTILILIMIVALILLNLLVKWMGGKEQSA
- a CDS encoding ABC transporter substrate-binding protein, which translates into the protein MAMKKWMSSITALTMAAVLFTGCGSTGGNSAAPANNGGQDAAPEKPQGKLTVYVGFQEDHAVAAIKKFTEDTGIQASMIRMSGGEILAKVRAEQGNPQADVWYGGPADTFVQATAEELLQPYTSPIAEKIDAKYKDPDGNWTGIYVGALGFASNKEFLAKKGLEAPKTWEDLLNPAYKGEIVMADPASSGTAYTAMYTVLKVMGSEEKGFEYLSKLHPQIQQYTTSGSAPGRMVGMGEAGVGVLFAHDVIKYQEEGFDSLELTIPEDGTGYETGAIGIIKNTKNEELAQKFVDWALSPAGQEVGKTVGSYQNLTNPDAVGPEKAVKLSDINTIDYDVVEAGKERQRLIDKWSVEVKK